In the Perca flavescens isolate YP-PL-M2 chromosome 20, PFLA_1.0, whole genome shotgun sequence genome, one interval contains:
- the commd8 gene encoding COMM domain-containing protein 8, with amino-acid sequence MMVVALNRLPVTDCLTLCHRVVDGLCGREPPRKGDYSATWSLEEWLQLLHSLTALFRLAVGNNSSDEEVLAGLADVGRSHAEAVLSVLRARREEIRDALLDRTNSISSATLQDFDWQLKLALSSDKISSLHTPLLSLSLDVRENRALRSVTMEMNREELNTLISSLEAANKVVLQLK; translated from the exons ATGATGGTGGTTGCGCTGAACAGGCTGCCTGTCACTGACTGTCTTACA CTTTGTCACAGGGTGGTGGATGGACTGTGTGGGCGGGAGCCTCCTCGCAAGGGGGATTACAGCGCCACCTGGAGCCTGGAGGAGTGGCTGCAGCTGCTCCACTCCCTGACAGCCCTCTTCCGCCTGGCAGTGGGGAACAACAGCTCCGATGAAGAG GTGCTGGCCGGGCTGGCAGATGTGGGCCGCAGCCATGCCGAGGCGGTGCTGAGTGTGCTGAGAGCCAGACGGGAGGAGATCCGCGACGCTCTGCTGGACAGAACCAACTCAATCTCCTCTGCCACGCTGCAGGACTTTGACTGGCAACTTAAG TTGGCTCTGTCCAGCGATAAGATCTCGTCTCTCCACACTCCTCTGCTCAGCCTCAGTCTGGACGTGAGGGAGAACAGAGCCCTCCGCTCTGTCACCATGGAGATGAACAGAGAGGAGTTAAACACACTCATTAGTTCACTAGAGGCTGCTAATAAG GTGGTGCTGCAGTTGAAATGA